In the genome of Bombus affinis isolate iyBomAffi1 chromosome 7, iyBomAffi1.2, whole genome shotgun sequence, one region contains:
- the LOC126918373 gene encoding transmembrane protein 39A isoform X2, translated as MPGGRRNAASRNGQSKFQANFYVSSNIGIRSNSGEGTAGNGADDKKSEHYGMKALVPKHVPIPVVPMDGHLTFEALSLVVSIIAASLQMLNLYRTVWWLPHSYNNYSMNFYLIDPYLLVFIIIMIARQFIYSLLHRVIDVSSSARSLPTAQKTMRITLLIIVMNILCWCLYHLAERHNSMKIFYLCYPLSIYFVMFGINAAPFFDISAPLYGKDEKKTKFPMDKPLHNCSLNASAIRAEVSTLRSDFNWRLKRALFASSSSAYVCGIAPIIFVPQHLHFNIPWVVLYVILFWLERVIAHFSYAYPVRYCDVLHRAALHLGRWVKIENRNSHTYAQVWNDSILWRHGSVVRHNKEIYRSEGFCTVAEPGNLNHCRFYDLFRNPTILLCSILGLQLLLICAQLLILLRTTDWYQVLSITLLLVINYYTLFKVTRDYLICWKIYHAEQIIQDKSQMVANSTIQ; from the exons ATGCCTGGTGGAAGACGTAATGCTGCTAGTAGAAATGGACAGAGTAAATTCCAAGCTAACTTCTATGTATCTTCAAATATTGGTATACGAAGTAATAGTGGAGAAGGAACAGCTGGAAATGGTGCAGATGATAAAAAGTCAGAACATTATGGAATGAAAGCATTAGTACCAAAACATGTACCTATACCAGTTGTACCTATGGATGGTCATTTAACTTTTGAAGCTTTGTCTTTAGTTGTGTCAATTATTGCAGCTTCTTTACAAATGCTTAATTTATATAGAACTGTTTGGTGGTTACCTCATTCTTATAATAATTATAGTATG aatttctaCTTAATAGATCCTTATTTgcttgtatttattataattatgattgCAAGgcaatttatttattctttattgCATCGAGTTATTGATGTTTCATCATCAGCTCGTTCGTTACCTACTGCTCAAAAAACAATGAG gATAACTTTACTAATCATTGTGATGAATATATTATGCTGGTGCCTTTACCATTTGGCTGAACGACATAACTCAATGAAGATTTTTTACTTATGTTATCC TTTATCTATATATTTTGTAATGTTTGGTATAAATGCAGCACCTTTCTTTGATATATCAGCACCTTTATATGGTAAAGATGAAAAGAAAACAAAGTTTCCGATGG ACAAACCCTTACATAATTGTTCATTAAATGCATCAGCAATTAGAGCAGAAGTTTCAACATTAAGGTCTGATTTCAATTGGCGTTTGAAACGAGCTTTGTTTGCATCTTCCAGTAGTGCTTATGTATGTGGTATTGCACCTATTATATTTGTACCTCAACATCTACATTTTAATATTCCATGGGTTGTGCTATATGTTATTCTGTTTTGGCTGGAAAGAGTAATTGCTCACTTTTCATATGCTTATCCTGTCAg GTACTGTGATGTTTTACATAGAGCGGCATTACACCTAGGTCGATGGGTTAAAATTGAAAATCGCAATAGTCATACTTATGCCCAAGTGTGGAATGATTCTATTTTGTGGCGTCATGGTTCAGTTGTGAGacataataaagaaatctatCGTTCCGAAGGTTTCTGTACTGTAGCAGAACCAGGAAATTTAAATCATTGCAGGTTTTAT GATTTATTTAGAAATCCTACAATATTACTTTGTTCAATATTGGGCTTGCAACTTCTTCTTATTTGCGCACAATTACTTATTTTACTACGCACAACTGATTGGTATCAAGTGTTATCAATAACATTGCTTCTTGTGATCAACTATTATACTTTATTTAAAGTTACTAGAGACTATCTTATTTGTTGGAAAATATATCATGCAGAACAAATAATACAAGATAAGTCACAAATGGTTGCAAATTCTACTATTCAATAA
- the LOC126918413 gene encoding transcription initiation factor IIA subunit 2 has protein sequence MSYQLYRNTTLGNTLQESLDELIQYGQITPQLAIKVLLQFDKAINQALAARVKSRLIFKAGKLNTYRFCDNVWTFMLNDVEFREVQEIAIVDKVKIVACDGKTLDGDAAAKR, from the exons ATGTCTTATCAATTATATCGAAACACAACATTAGGTAATACGTTACAAGAAAGCCTTGATGAGCTCATTCAG TATGGGCAAATCACACCTCAGTTAGCAATTAAAGTACTATTACAATTTGATAAGGCAATAAATCAAGCACTTGCAGCCAGGGTTAAATCACGACTTATATTTAAG GCTGGTAAATTAAACACTTACAGATTTTGTGACAATGTATGGACCTTTATGCTTAATGATGTTGAATTCCGTGAAGTTCAAGAAATTGCAATAGTAGATAAAGTTAAAATTGTTGCATGTGACGGAAAAA CATTGGATGGAGATGCAGCAGCAAAACGATAA
- the LOC126918160 gene encoding uncharacterized protein LOC126918160 translates to MPTPAKIISIRRKRDKLFEGTLRTIREGIDKYEQCNMQEIAYLQSHRALLEDGWKRFQSFQNELDDIEEDDIAQEHEASKQYMSLNIRIMVLMEGNRSSTPSTSKGIDFPEAIMPAFDGKFEHWNAFYNTFNSTIDKNECLTPLQKFHYLRASLTGEAANCVNSLVFREENYSKALSLLKQRYDCPRRIVSCHGLAIINYPKLTKCSPVALRDLTNVVRQNIDALTSLGQSVNSNCLLLDIISAKLPDHVRQQWELTLTNKEVPQYTDLLDYLENLALTGISPSEVEQIKSLDQLKRVRRHQPRQYAFTASQVKTSCHACQGQHTIWRCDTFKAKSVSERLKDVKRASLCLNCLNKGHTARDCHAGSCRVCGGRHHTMIHQERQKSRSNSSASN, encoded by the coding sequence ATGCCGACCCCAGCAAAGATCATTAGCATACGGAGGAAACGCGATAAACTGTTCGAAGGCACCCTAAGGACCATAAGGGAAGGCATCGATAAATACGAACAGTGCAACATGCAAGAGATTGCATATTTGCAATCACATCGAGCTCTACTTGAGGACGGGTGGAAACGATTTCAATCATTCCAAAACGAGTTGGATGACATCGAGGAAGATGACATTGCTCAGGAACACGAAGCATCGAAACAGTACATGTCCCTGAACATTCGGATAATGGTCCTCATGGAAGGAAATCGATCTTCAACCCCGtcaacatctaagggcatcgaTTTTCCCGAAGCGATAATGCCAGCATTTGATGGGAAATTCGAACATTGGAACGCATTTTACAACACCTTCAACTCGACGATAGACAAGAACGAATGCCTTACACCCTTGCAAAAATTCCACTATCTGCGGGCCTCCTTAACGGGAGAAGCAGCGAACTGTGTGAATTCATTAGTTTTCCGGGAGGAAAACTATTCGAAGGCTTTGAGCCTCCTCAAACAGAGGTATGACTGTCCACGGCGCATCGTATCATGCCATGGCCTGGCAATCATTAATTATCCAAAGCTGACAAAATGTTCTCCAGTGGCCCTAAGAGACTTGACAAATGTCGTAAGACAGAACATCGATGCACTGACTAGTTTGGGACAATCCGTAAATTCGAATTGCCTCCTTCTCGACATCATCAGCGCCAAGCTACCCGATCACGTCAGACAACAATGGGAGCTGACTTTGACCAATAAGGAGGTGCCTCAATACACCGATCTGCTGGATTACCTCGAGAATCTAGCACTCACGGGCATATCGCCCTCTGAGGTCGAGCAGATAAAATCACTGGACCAACTCAAGCGAGTCCGTCGACACCAGCCACGACAATACGCATTCACCGCATCCCAGGTTAAAACATCATGCCATGCCTGCCAAGGACAACACACCATTTGGCGATGCGACACATTCAAGGCCAAAAGCGTCAGCGAACGCTTGAAGGATGTTAAAAGGGCATCCTTATGTTTGAATTGCCTGAATAAGGGACACACAGCGCGAGATTGTCACGCCGGATCATGTAGGGTGTGCGGAGGACGACATCACACGATGATACATCAGGAAAGGCAAAAATCAAGGTCGAACTCCTCCGCTTCAAATTGA
- the LOC126918379 gene encoding zinc finger protein 616-like, which yields MFNPVQIKHECMGIEDINFGDKVNTSNSSKYPTFIEEDVDYKYNEISHFWSHAQLSNEIHSKNEIHGQYNLFQSEENTSLTYMKNYVQNNTNFQVNQEGNLNQMNQQCHIDMNQKAEQSQCPQSIQAAKFTSQIVSISEPISSIKSNRPGRPPKGSSDTNIGKKLKCQCEICFKEFGHKSNLFIHMRTHNGERPYKCNQCEKCFTHSGNLAIHMRTHSGERPYGCQICGKMFSHSGNLSTHLRTHSGIKPYKCAVCGKEFRHSGNLSIHERIHSGIKPFQCKVCGKDFYHSGNLTTHMKKHIVNINTSINQCENNEKQVLCTANLNNTTSINSFNNLSMIQNTNVKLMPIENNIVPIKNESNDEESTNAVGVLTPTST from the exons aTGTTTAATCCTGTTCAAATAAAACATGAATGTATGGGAATAGAAGATATTAACTTTGGTGATAAAGTTAATACTTCAAATAGTTCCAAATATCCAACATTTATTGAAGAAGATGTtgattataaatataatgaGATATCACACTTTTGGAGTCACGCACAGTTATCAAATGAAATACATTCAAAAAATGAAATTCATGGTCAATATAATTTATTCCAATCTGAA gaAAATACTTCTTTAACATATATGAAAAATTATGtacaaaataatacaaattttcaaGTTAATCAAGAAGGAAATTTGAATCAAATGAATCAGCAATGTCATATAGACATGAATCAAAAAGCTGAACAGTCACAATGTCCTCAAAGTATACAAGCAGCAAAGTTTACAAGTCAAATAGTATCAATTTCAGAGCCTATATCTTCCATAAAATCTAATCGTCCTGGAAGACCACCCAAAGGTTCTTCAGACACAAACATAGGAAAAAAACTTAAATGTCAATGTGAAATATGCTTCAAAGAGTTTGGACATaaaagtaatttatttatacatatgaGAACTCATAATGGAGAACGTCCTTATAAATGTAATCAGTGTGAAAAGTGTTTTACCCACAGTGGAAACTTAGCAATCCATATGAGGACACACTCTGGTGAAAGACCTTATGGTTGTCAAATATGTGGAAAAATGTTTAGTCATAGTGGAAACTTATCGACTCATTTAAGAACTCATTCAGGTATAAAGCCATATAAATGTGCTGTATGTGGTAAAGAATTTAGGCATAGTGGCAATTTATCAATACATGAAAGAATACATTCCGGAATTAAACCATTTCAATGTAAGGTTTGTGGGAAAGACTTTTATCATAGTGGAAATTTAACAACTCATATGAAAAAacatattgtaaatattaacaCTAGCATTAATCAAtgtgaaaataatgaaaagcaAGTGTTATGTACTGCAAATCTTAATAACACTACATCTATAAATTCATTCAATAATTTATCAATGATTCAAAATACTAATGTCAAACTGATGCctattgaaaataatattgttcctataaaaaatgaaagtaaTGATGAGGAGTCAACAAATGCAGTTGGGGTATTAACACCAACATCAACTTAA
- the LOC126918373 gene encoding transmembrane protein 39A isoform X1, which yields MPGGRRNAASRNGQSKFQANFYVSSNIGIRSNSGEGTAGNGADDKKSEHYGMKALVPKHVPIPVVPMDGHLTFEALSLVVSIIAASLQMLNLYRTVWWLPHSYNNYSMNFYLIDPYLLVFIIIMIARQFIYSLLHRVIDVSSSARSLPTAQKTMRITLLIIVMNILCWCLYHLAERHNSMKIFYLCYPSLSIYFVMFGINAAPFFDISAPLYGKDEKKTKFPMDKPLHNCSLNASAIRAEVSTLRSDFNWRLKRALFASSSSAYVCGIAPIIFVPQHLHFNIPWVVLYVILFWLERVIAHFSYAYPVRYCDVLHRAALHLGRWVKIENRNSHTYAQVWNDSILWRHGSVVRHNKEIYRSEGFCTVAEPGNLNHCRFYDLFRNPTILLCSILGLQLLLICAQLLILLRTTDWYQVLSITLLLVINYYTLFKVTRDYLICWKIYHAEQIIQDKSQMVANSTIQ from the exons ATGCCTGGTGGAAGACGTAATGCTGCTAGTAGAAATGGACAGAGTAAATTCCAAGCTAACTTCTATGTATCTTCAAATATTGGTATACGAAGTAATAGTGGAGAAGGAACAGCTGGAAATGGTGCAGATGATAAAAAGTCAGAACATTATGGAATGAAAGCATTAGTACCAAAACATGTACCTATACCAGTTGTACCTATGGATGGTCATTTAACTTTTGAAGCTTTGTCTTTAGTTGTGTCAATTATTGCAGCTTCTTTACAAATGCTTAATTTATATAGAACTGTTTGGTGGTTACCTCATTCTTATAATAATTATAGTATG aatttctaCTTAATAGATCCTTATTTgcttgtatttattataattatgattgCAAGgcaatttatttattctttattgCATCGAGTTATTGATGTTTCATCATCAGCTCGTTCGTTACCTACTGCTCAAAAAACAATGAG gATAACTTTACTAATCATTGTGATGAATATATTATGCTGGTGCCTTTACCATTTGGCTGAACGACATAACTCAATGAAGATTTTTTACTTATGTTATCC AAGTTTATCTATATATTTTGTAATGTTTGGTATAAATGCAGCACCTTTCTTTGATATATCAGCACCTTTATATGGTAAAGATGAAAAGAAAACAAAGTTTCCGATGG ACAAACCCTTACATAATTGTTCATTAAATGCATCAGCAATTAGAGCAGAAGTTTCAACATTAAGGTCTGATTTCAATTGGCGTTTGAAACGAGCTTTGTTTGCATCTTCCAGTAGTGCTTATGTATGTGGTATTGCACCTATTATATTTGTACCTCAACATCTACATTTTAATATTCCATGGGTTGTGCTATATGTTATTCTGTTTTGGCTGGAAAGAGTAATTGCTCACTTTTCATATGCTTATCCTGTCAg GTACTGTGATGTTTTACATAGAGCGGCATTACACCTAGGTCGATGGGTTAAAATTGAAAATCGCAATAGTCATACTTATGCCCAAGTGTGGAATGATTCTATTTTGTGGCGTCATGGTTCAGTTGTGAGacataataaagaaatctatCGTTCCGAAGGTTTCTGTACTGTAGCAGAACCAGGAAATTTAAATCATTGCAGGTTTTAT GATTTATTTAGAAATCCTACAATATTACTTTGTTCAATATTGGGCTTGCAACTTCTTCTTATTTGCGCACAATTACTTATTTTACTACGCACAACTGATTGGTATCAAGTGTTATCAATAACATTGCTTCTTGTGATCAACTATTATACTTTATTTAAAGTTACTAGAGACTATCTTATTTGTTGGAAAATATATCATGCAGAACAAATAATACAAGATAAGTCACAAATGGTTGCAAATTCTACTATTCAATAA
- the LOC126918370 gene encoding membrane-bound transcription factor site-2 protease, whose translation MEVLNVLIAIGLIHCSLFFFDTIFKTCSHYPYLYFLKNTGLEVQILRIKWFTTAFNRKIIKWGMSRSKFWTAWFNAGVIISVIILPIAIIVILRMTFNIWSNGPSLDNTNSEPLLEPMLPGIDMPFNDIGYYIITLAVCSIMHELGHALAAAREDVQLFGLGILIAFTIPIAYVHISSEQLSSLPLKNQLRVICAGIWHNIVLATIAATVLLLSTWFWAPFYEIGNGIYVKTILPNSPVLGPTGLLEQDLIYEINDCPVKYTEDWYDCILNTVNQPALGYCVKQSFIQEYDESVPSKQKTNGAINCCTSDSEVTGSLCFEYIEGPQAAPLHLPPHSCLPARTMINQSQNFCHASHECVFHDTHCLRPSLDNVTKVVQIKRREGKDVLFFGHPAEIYQTVDVSDWIPKYSFLNPKLPEALTLLCKYITIFSAGLAIINIVPCFFLDGQYIINILILYLLNFTPHNKNVRQTIILTITSIGTLFLTINLLYLIMNKLL comes from the exons atggaagttttaaatgtattaattGCAATAGGTCTCATTCATTGCTCATTATTCTTTTTTGACACAATTTTTAAG aCGTGTTCACATTATCCATACctatattttttgaaaaatactGGTTTAGAAGTTCAAATATTGCGAATAAAATGGTTTACTACAGCATTTAatcgtaaaataattaaatggGGCATGAGTCGCTCTAAATTTTGGACTGCTTGGTTTAATGCAGGAGTGATTATTAGTGTCATTATTTTGCCAATTGCTATAATTGTAATCTTAAGAATGACGTTCAATATATGGTCTAATGGACCATCTCTTGATAATACTAATTCTGAACCTTTATTGGAACCCATG TTACCTGGCATAGATATGCCCTTCAATGATATTGGATATTATATCATTACATTAGCAGTTTGCAGTATTATGCATGAGTTAGGGCATGCATTGGCTGCAGCAAGAGAAGATGTTCAGTTATTTGGTTTGGGAATATTAATTGCTTTCACAATACCCATAGCTTATGTACATATAAGCAGTGAACAACTTAGTTCATTACCATTAAAAAATCAACTAAGAGTTATTTGTGCAGGAATCTGGCATAACATAGTACTTGCTACAATAGCTGCAACCGTTCTTTTGCTTTCTACATGGTTCTGGGCACCATTTTATGAAATAGGGAATGGAATTTATGTAAAGACTATTTTACCT AATTCACCTGTACTAGGTCCAACAGGACTTCTTGAACAGGAtttaatatatgaaataaatgACTGTCCTGTAAAATATACTGAAGATTGGTACGATTGCATATTAAACACAGTTAATCAACCAGCTCTTGGATATTGTGTTAAACAATCATTTATTCAG GAATATGATGAGTCCGTTCCATCAAAACAAAAAACTAATGGTGCTATAAACTGTTGTACATCAGATAGTGAAGTTACAGGAAGTTTATGCTTTGAGTACATTGAAGGACCACAAGCAGCTCCTTTACATTTACCTCCTCATTCTTGCCTTCCAGCCAGAACTATGATTAATCAGTCTCAAAATTTTTGTCATGCTAGTCATGAATGTGTATTTCATGATACTCATTGTTTAAGACCTTCCCTTGATAATGTTACCAAg GTTGTTCAAATAAAAAGGAGAGAGGGAAAGGATGTATTATTTTTCGGACACCCAGCAGAAATCTATCAAACTGTTGATGTATCTGATTGGATACCTAAATATTCATTCTTAAATCCTAAATTACCAGAAGCTTTGACGCTTCTTTGcaaatatattacaatattttctGCAGGATTAGCAATTATTAATATTGTGCCTTGTTTCTTTCTGGATGgacaatatattataaatatacttatactttatttattaaattttacgcCCCACAATAAAAATGTTAGACAAACCATTATATTAACGATAACAAGTATAGGTACATTATTTCTTACTATAAATTTATTGTATCTAATtatgaataaattattataa
- the LOC126918373 gene encoding transmembrane protein 39A isoform X3, with amino-acid sequence MPGGRRNAASRNGQSKFQANFYVSSNIGIRSNSGEGTAGNGADDKKSEHYGMKALVPKHVPIPVVPMDGHLTFEALSLVVSIIAASLQMLNLYRTVWWLPHSYNNYSMNFYLIDPYLLVFIIIMIARQFIYSLLHRVIDVSSSARSLPTAQKTMRITLLIIVMNILCWCLYHLAERHNSMKIFYLCYPSLSIYFVMFGINAAPFFDISAPLYGKDEKKTKFPMDKPLHNCSLNASAIRAEVSTLRSDFNWRLKRALFASSSSAYVCGIAPIIFVPQHLHFNIPWVVLYVILFWLERVIAHFSYAYPVRAALHLGRWVKIENRNSHTYAQVWNDSILWRHGSVVRHNKEIYRSEGFCTVAEPGNLNHCRFYDLFRNPTILLCSILGLQLLLICAQLLILLRTTDWYQVLSITLLLVINYYTLFKVTRDYLICWKIYHAEQIIQDKSQMVANSTIQ; translated from the exons ATGCCTGGTGGAAGACGTAATGCTGCTAGTAGAAATGGACAGAGTAAATTCCAAGCTAACTTCTATGTATCTTCAAATATTGGTATACGAAGTAATAGTGGAGAAGGAACAGCTGGAAATGGTGCAGATGATAAAAAGTCAGAACATTATGGAATGAAAGCATTAGTACCAAAACATGTACCTATACCAGTTGTACCTATGGATGGTCATTTAACTTTTGAAGCTTTGTCTTTAGTTGTGTCAATTATTGCAGCTTCTTTACAAATGCTTAATTTATATAGAACTGTTTGGTGGTTACCTCATTCTTATAATAATTATAGTATG aatttctaCTTAATAGATCCTTATTTgcttgtatttattataattatgattgCAAGgcaatttatttattctttattgCATCGAGTTATTGATGTTTCATCATCAGCTCGTTCGTTACCTACTGCTCAAAAAACAATGAG gATAACTTTACTAATCATTGTGATGAATATATTATGCTGGTGCCTTTACCATTTGGCTGAACGACATAACTCAATGAAGATTTTTTACTTATGTTATCC AAGTTTATCTATATATTTTGTAATGTTTGGTATAAATGCAGCACCTTTCTTTGATATATCAGCACCTTTATATGGTAAAGATGAAAAGAAAACAAAGTTTCCGATGG ACAAACCCTTACATAATTGTTCATTAAATGCATCAGCAATTAGAGCAGAAGTTTCAACATTAAGGTCTGATTTCAATTGGCGTTTGAAACGAGCTTTGTTTGCATCTTCCAGTAGTGCTTATGTATGTGGTATTGCACCTATTATATTTGTACCTCAACATCTACATTTTAATATTCCATGGGTTGTGCTATATGTTATTCTGTTTTGGCTGGAAAGAGTAATTGCTCACTTTTCATATGCTTATCCTGTCAg AGCGGCATTACACCTAGGTCGATGGGTTAAAATTGAAAATCGCAATAGTCATACTTATGCCCAAGTGTGGAATGATTCTATTTTGTGGCGTCATGGTTCAGTTGTGAGacataataaagaaatctatCGTTCCGAAGGTTTCTGTACTGTAGCAGAACCAGGAAATTTAAATCATTGCAGGTTTTAT GATTTATTTAGAAATCCTACAATATTACTTTGTTCAATATTGGGCTTGCAACTTCTTCTTATTTGCGCACAATTACTTATTTTACTACGCACAACTGATTGGTATCAAGTGTTATCAATAACATTGCTTCTTGTGATCAACTATTATACTTTATTTAAAGTTACTAGAGACTATCTTATTTGTTGGAAAATATATCATGCAGAACAAATAATACAAGATAAGTCACAAATGGTTGCAAATTCTACTATTCAATAA
- the LOC126918393 gene encoding chymotrypsin-1-like, producing the protein MYTFVGFLIITSIVSGSVPCILGGKEAENGSVPRVVGGNEAEDGKYPYQASIRIRGSHVCGASIISPYVILTAARCIYKKVPSQMTVVVGTNYLSQPGIVHTVNKLIWHEFYNEYLVRNDIGLILVNGYIKYNDKIQPIPLARLYYVPQETNAVVTGWRKLNNGSDGMSNALQALNVTIVSQEMCQLYDWMATKNNICTSAKRNQACSGDSGSPLVFNGTQVGIVSYGRSCDYLSVYTRVFPYEQWINNITSNQHGIGSQVNSNMWSILLLAVSIIVFSL; encoded by the exons ATGTACACATTTGTTGGCTTTTTAATTATCACTTCCATTGTTAGTG gcTCGGTTCCGTGTATACTGGGCGGTAAAGAAGCTGAAAACG gcTCGGTTCCACGTGTAGTGGGCGGTAATGAAGCTGAAGACGGTAAATATCCTTACCAAGCGTCAATCAGAATTAGAGGTTCACACGTATGCGGAGCATCAATTATTAGCCCTTATGTCATCCTTACCGCCGCACGCTGTATTTATAA GAAAGTACCATCACAAATGACGGTTGTTGTTGGAACCAATTATTTATCACAACCTGGTATTGTTCACACAGTCAACAAATTGATTTGGCACGAGTTTTACAACGAATACCTAGTCCGTAATGACATCGGCTTAATACTCGTAAATGGATACATTAAATATAACGACAAAATTCAGCCGATCCCACTCGCAAGGCTATATTACGTACCTCAAGAAACAAACGCTGTGGTAACCGGTTGGAGAAAATTAAAC AATGGATCAGACGGTATGTCTAACGCGTTGCAAGCGCTGAATGTAACTATAGTGTCGCAGGAAATGTGCCAACTATACGATTGGATGGcaacaaaaaataatatatgcACGAGTGCAAAAAGAAATCAAGCTTGCTCC GGTGACTCTGGTAGTCCTTTGGTTTTTAATGGTACACAAGTGGGAATCGTTTCTTATGGTCGATCATGTGACTACCTCAGCGTGTACACCAGAGTGTTTCCTTACGAACAGTGGATAAATAATATTACAAGTAATCAGCATGGTATAGGATCTCAAGTAAATTCAAATATGTGGTCTATATTGCTGCTTGCAGTATCAATAATCGTCTTCTCTTTATAG
- the LOC126918386 gene encoding 8-oxo-dGDP phosphatase NUDT18 → MSLSIEKQIELLLAGHPLEIGDTHDSTHAVQDEIGGKGTPSTYIPICQKTVTYIVAAVVINNQGEVLMMQEAKATCSGKWYLPAGRVEPNENLLDAVKREVLEETGLTLDPETLILLECATGSWFRFVFTGKITGGKLKTLEEANKESLQACWVNNVNDLSLRSHDIISLIERGKTYVTNKNIPQHPYLMPISTPLSKLLLRLTITSKKRSTNKLHVLVSDTMPFHLPICEINPHRNLLSTLHNFMKELFGNGVAQHKPHGILSLEFSGGQGGDGLCLTLLVSFKLPVEDVPATGKFIWHELPENLATSITYRLPRNMTVPLNVIQ, encoded by the exons ATGTCGTTATCTATTGAAAAacaaattgaattattattagcTGGTCATCCATTAGAAATTGGTGACACGCATGATAGTACCCATGCGGTACAAGATGAAATAG GAGGAAAAGGAACACCTAGTACTTATATACCAATTTGTCAAAAAACTGTAACATACATTGTTGCTGCTGTAGTGATAAATAATCAAGGGGAAGTATTAATGATGCAAGAAGCAAAAGCTACTTGCAGTGGAAAATGGTATTTACCTGCTGGTCGTGTTGAACCtaatgaaaatttattagaTGCTGTTAAAAGAGAAGTCTTAGAAGAAACAGGGCTTACATTAGATCCAGAAACATTGATACTATTAGAATGTGCAACTGGTTCATGGTTCCGATTTGTATTTACTGGCAAAATAACTGGTggtaaattaaaaacattaGAAGAAGCAAATAAAGAATCGCTGCAAGCATGCTGGGTGAATAATGTAAATGATCTGTCACTCAGATCACATGATATTATATCTTTGATAGAAAGAGGTAAAACTTATGTCACAAATAAGAATATTCCACAACATCCATATTTAATGCCAATTAGTACACCGTTGTCCAAATTATTATTGCGGCTAACAATCACTTCGAAAAAAAGATCAAC GAATAAATTGCATGTACTTGTATCAGATACCATGCCATTCCATTTACCAATTTGTGAAATTAATCCACATCGCAACCTTCTTTCTACTTTACATAACTTTATGAag GAATTATTTGGAAATGGAGTTGCACAGCATAAACCACATGGCATACTTTCCTTAGAATTCAGTGGAGGGCAAGGAGGAGATGGACTTTGTTTAACATTATTAGTATCATTCAAGTTACCTGTGGAAGATGTACCTGCTACAGGAAAATTCATTTGGCATGAGCTACCTGAAAATCTTGCTACAAGTATTACTTATCGCTTACCACGAAACATGACAGTGCCTTTAAATGTTATACAATGA